The nucleotide sequence TCTTACCGAGCTAAGGTTTTTCGTTTGTTTACAAAGGTGTCCGAAAGTTATGTACTTTCAACTCTATAAGATTCACACCGTCTCTTCTATACTTGGGAACATGATTAGCATAACTTGCGACAGCGAGTAAAGGTCTGGAGGTGAAAGGATTGAAACGAAGAGGCCGTTATGTGGCCACTTTTATCATTTTTGTTTGTACGCTGGTAGTTTATTATGTGGTGGCGGCCTTTACTGCATTAACGGAGCCGTATTTTATCGTTTTTTTAGCTGGGATTCTTGTAGTTATGGTATTGGTCAAAAAGTAAACCGAAAGATGATAAAACTTACTTTATTGGCATTGCCAGTTACGAACAAATGTTCTAAGATAATAGAATAATAAAACATATAAGGAGGATTTTGTGTATGGAGAACAAAGCTGTCATAGAGTTTTTAATCGAAGCAAAAAAAGTAACATATGCAGGTGAAGGATCAGAAATATCTCCATCTCGCCCAGAGTCACACGATTTACAATTTATAAAGGGGAATTTGAGATACATTGATACTTATTTAGGTTCTGAAAAATTTGCAGGAGAAGAAGCTTTGTGGGAAAATGATAAGCCATTTTGGGCAATGAACTATGTTGGGCGTGTTATTGCAGATGGTTTTAGCGGTGACTTTTTGAAAGAAGTGCTAAAAAATGTACCTCATAACATGCCGTTTAGAGGACCTAATATATACAAGAATGATATCTTCA is from Candidatus Cohnella colombiensis and encodes:
- a CDS encoding DUF5680 domain-containing protein, whose amino-acid sequence is MENKAVIEFLIEAKKVTYAGEGSEISPSRPESHDLQFIKGNLRYIDTYLGSEKFAGEEALWENDKPFWAMNYVGRVIADGFSGDFLKEVLKNVPHNMPFRGPNIYKNDIFTYKCTVDGNFEWFSGYEEILIGNTKIYECMFHGGVIKE